One part of the Gossypium raimondii isolate GPD5lz chromosome 1, ASM2569854v1, whole genome shotgun sequence genome encodes these proteins:
- the LOC105785352 gene encoding insulin-degrading enzyme-like 1, peroxisomal isoform X1: MTVGREDVEILKPRIDKREYRRIVLRNSLQVLLISDPDTDKCAASMNVGVGSFCDPVGLDGLAHFLEHMLFYASEKYPLEDSYSKYITEHGGSRNAFTDYEMTNYFFDVNTDCFEEALDRFAQFFIKPLMSADATMREIKAVDSENKKNLLSDAWRMNQLQKHLSLESHPFHKFSTGNWDTLYVRPKAKGVDTRQELLKFYEDKYSANLMHLVVYSKESLDKIQCLVEDKFQEIQNSDRSHFQFPGQPCTSEHLQILVRAVPVKQGHKLRIVWPITPSILHYKDGPCKYLGHLIGHKGEGSLFYVLKRLGWATGLSAGEGVCTSEFSFFKVVIGLTDAGQDRMQDVIGLLFRYIQLLQESGVCKWIFDELSAICETGFHYKDKISPMYYVLNISSNMQRYPEKDWLVGSSLPSDFNPTTIQKILNELSPESVRIFWESKKFEGLTDKVEPWYGTAYSIEKVSPSTIQAWMSSAPNENLHLPAPNVFIPTDLSIKNAQEKIKLPVSLRKSSYSKLWYKPDTVFFTPKAYVKINFDCPHAINSPETEVLTDLFTRLLMDYLNEYAYYAQVAGLRYHVRCTDGGFQVTLVGYNHKLRILLETIVDKIAKFEVKPDRFSVIKEMAIKDYQNWKFQQPYEQAKDYFSLILEDQSWPWMEQLEVLPCLNAEDLAKFAPIMLSRAFLECYIAGNIVHEEAVSMIHHVEDVFFKGSNAICQPLFPSQILRNRVVKLGKGMNYCYSKEGLNPSDENSALVHYIQVHRDDFKLNVKLQLVALIAEQAAFHQLRSVEQLGYITLLRLRNDSGIHGLQFIIQSTVKDPGHIDIRVEAFLKMFESKLYEMTKDDFKVDALKKLTRQELIYFFDENLKVGATRKKTLSVRVYGSQHLAEYNSQKSEAVQPNTVQIDDIFSFRRSRPLYASVR, translated from the exons ATGACGGTCGGGAGAGAAGATGTGGAGATTTTAAAGCCCAGAATTGACAAAAGAGAGTATCGAAGGATCGTCCTTAGAAATTCCCTTCAAGTTCTTCTTATCAGCGATCCCGACACCGACAAG TGTGCTGCTTCTATGAATGTGGGTGTCGGTTCCTTTTGTGACCCTGTCGGCCTCGATGGCCTCGCCCACTTTCTTG AGCACATGCTGTTTTATGCTAGTGAGAAGTATCCCTTGGAAGATAGCTACTCAAAGTATATAACAGAG CATGGAGGCAGCAGAAATGCCTTCACAGATTATGAGATGACCAACTATTTTTTTGATGTCAACACTGATTGCTTTGAAGAGGCTTTGGACCG GTTTGCACAGTTCTTCATTAAGCCATTGATGTCCGCTGATGCTACCATGAGGGAAATTAAAGCTGTTGATTCCG agaacaagaaaaatttACTGTCTGATGCATGGAGAATGAACCAG CTTCAGAAACATCTAAGCTTGGAAAGTCATCCATTTCATAAATTCAGCACAG GGAATTGGGATACTTTATATGTTAGACCAAAAGCAAAGGGAGTAGACACAAGGCAAGAACTCCTTAAATTCTATGAAGACAAATATTCAGCCAACCTCATGCATCTGGTTGTTTATTCAAAAG AAAGCCTTGATAAAATTCAATGTCTGGTGGAGGACAAGTTCCAGGAAATTCAAAACTCTGATAGAAGCCATTTCCAGTTTCCTGGTCAGCCTTGCACATCAGAACACCTTCAG ATTCTTGTCAGAGCTGTTCCAGTAAAACAAGGCCACAAATTAAGGATTGTATGGCCAATTACTCCCAGCATTCTTCATTACAAAGACGGGCCATGCAAGTATCTTGGTCATCTCATTGGCCATAAAGGAGAAGGatctttattttatgtcttgaAAAGATTAG GATGGGCTACTGGATTGTCTGCTGGTGAAGGTGTTTGCACTTCAGAGTTTTCTTTCTTCAAAGTAGTAATTGGTCTTACTGATGCTGGCCAgg ATCGCATGCAAGATGTAATCGGGTTACTATTTAGATATATTCAGCTGTTGCAGGAATCTGGTGTTTGTAAATGGATATTTGATGAG CTATCAGCTATTTGCGAGACAGGATTTCACTATAAGGACAAAATCTCTCCTATGTACTATGTTCTAAATATTTCATCAAACATGCAG AGATATCCTGAAAAAGATTGGTTGGTTGGATCATCATTGCCTTCGGATTTCAATCCAACCACCATACAGAAGATACTAAATGAGCTTTCTCCGGAGAGTGTTAG aaTCTTTTGGGAGTCAAAGAAATTTGAAGGACTGACTGACAAGGTTGAGCCATGGTATGGTACTGCATATTCCATTGAGAAAGTTAGCCCCTCAACAATTCAG GCATGGATGTCCTCAGCTCCTAATGAAAACCTGCATTTACCAGCACCTAATGTCTTTATACCAACAGACTTATCTATTAAGAATGCACAAGAGAAG ATCAAGCTTCCAGTTTCGTTAAGAAAGTCATCCTATTCAAAATTATGGTACAAGCCTGATACAGTGTTCTTTACTCCAAAGGCATATGTTAAGATAAACTTTGACTGCCCCCATGCTATCAACTCTCCCGAAACTGAGGTTCTTACAGATCTTTTTACACGGTTATTGATGGATTACTTGAATGAATATG CTTATTATGCTCAAGTTGCTGGTCTTCGTTATCATGTAAGGTGCACAGATGGTGGTTTTCAg GTGACATTGGTTGGTTATAATCACAAATTGAGGATCTTGCTAGAAACCATAGTCGacaaaattgcaaaatttgaagTGAAACCTGACAGGTTTTCAGTAATCAAG GAAATGGCAATTAAAGACTATCAAAATTGGAAGTTCCAGCAGCCCTATGAACAGGCTAAGGACTATTTCTCACTAATACTAGAGGATCAATCATGGCCTTGGATGGAACAACTTGAAGTTTTGCCTTGTCTTAATGCAGAAGACCTTGCAAAATTTGCTCCAATCATGCTCTCACGGGCCTTTTTAGAGTGTTACATAGCAG GAAACATTGTACATGAGGAAGCAGTATCAATGATTCATCACGTTGAAGATGTGTTCTTTAAGGGTTCAAACGCTATATGCCAACCGCTGTTTCCATCCCAGATTCTAAGAAATAGAGTAGTTAAACTTGGAAAAGGCATGAATTACTGCTACAGTAAGGAAGGCCTCAATCCAAGTGATGAGAATTCTGCCTTAGTCCACTATATCCAG GTTCATCGGGATGATTTTAAACTGAATGTGAAGCTTCAGCTTGTTGCTCTTATTGCAGAGCAAGCTGCCTTCCATCAGCTTAGATCCGTTGAGCAGCTGGGATACATTACTCTCCTCAGGCTGAg GAATGATTCCGGTATCCATGGGTTGCAGTTCATTATCCAGTCTACAGTAAAG GATCCTGGACATATTGATATCAGAGTTGAGGCATTCCTCAAAATGTTCGAGAGTAAACTGTATGAAATGACAAAGGATGACTTTAAG GTTGATGCATTAAAGAAACTTACACGACAAGAACTGATTTATTTCTTCgatgaaaatttaaaagttggCGCAACTCGAAAGAAAACACTTAGCGTGCGAGTGTACGGGAGCCAACATTTGGCCGAATACAACTCGCAGAAAAGTGAAGCAGTTCAGCCAAATACCGTCCAAATAGATGATATCTTTAGTTTTAGAAGATCTCGACCACTTTATGCTTCAGTTAGGTGA
- the LOC105785352 gene encoding insulin-degrading enzyme-like 1, peroxisomal isoform X4 codes for MTVGREDVEILKPRIDKREYRRIVLRNSLQVLLISDPDTDKCAASMNVGVGSFCDPVGLDGLAHFLEHMLFYASEKYPLEDSYSKYITEHGGSRNAFTDYEMTNYFFDVNTDCFEEALDRFAQFFIKPLMSADATMREIKAVDSENKKNLLSDAWRMNQLQKHLSLESHPFHKFSTGNWDTLYVRPKAKGVDTRQELLKFYEDKYSANLMHLVVYSKESLDKIQCLVEDKFQEIQNSDRSHFQFPGQPCTSEHLQILVRAVPVKQGHKLRIVWPITPSILHYKDGPCKYLGHLIGHKGEGSLFYVLKRLGWATGLSAGEGVCTSEFSFFKVVIGLTDAGQDRMQDVIGLLFRYIQLLQESGVCKWIFDELSAICETGFHYKDKISPMYYVLNISSNMQRYPEKDWLVGSSLPSDFNPTTIQKILNELSPESVRIFWESKKFEGLTDKVEPWYGTAYSIEKVSPSTIQAWMSSAPNENLHLPAPNVFIPTDLSIKNAQEKIKLPVSLRKSSYSKLWYKPDTVFFTPKAYVKINFDCPHAINSPETEVLTDLFTRLLMDYLNEYAYYAQVAGLRYHVRCTDGGFQVTLVGYNHKLRILLETIVDKIAKFEVKPDRFSVIKEMAIKDYQNWKFQQPYEQAKDYFSLILEDQSWPWMEQLEVLPCLNAEDLAKFAPIMLSRAFLECYIAGNIVHEEAVSMIHHVEDVFFKGSNAICQPLFPSQILRNRVVKLGKGMNYCYSKEGLNPSDENSALVHYIQVHRDDFKLNVKLQLVALIAEQAAFHQLRSVEQLGYITLLRLRNDSGIHGLQFIIQSTVKDPGHIDIRVEAFLKMFESKLYEMTKDDFKSNVNALINMKLEKHKNLSEESQFYWTEIISGAPKFDRREAEVDALKKLTRQELIYFFDENLKVGATRKKTLSVRVYGSQHLAEYNSQKSEAVQPNTVQIDDIFSFRRSRPLYASVR; via the exons ATGACGGTCGGGAGAGAAGATGTGGAGATTTTAAAGCCCAGAATTGACAAAAGAGAGTATCGAAGGATCGTCCTTAGAAATTCCCTTCAAGTTCTTCTTATCAGCGATCCCGACACCGACAAG TGTGCTGCTTCTATGAATGTGGGTGTCGGTTCCTTTTGTGACCCTGTCGGCCTCGATGGCCTCGCCCACTTTCTTG AGCACATGCTGTTTTATGCTAGTGAGAAGTATCCCTTGGAAGATAGCTACTCAAAGTATATAACAGAG CATGGAGGCAGCAGAAATGCCTTCACAGATTATGAGATGACCAACTATTTTTTTGATGTCAACACTGATTGCTTTGAAGAGGCTTTGGACCG GTTTGCACAGTTCTTCATTAAGCCATTGATGTCCGCTGATGCTACCATGAGGGAAATTAAAGCTGTTGATTCCG agaacaagaaaaatttACTGTCTGATGCATGGAGAATGAACCAG CTTCAGAAACATCTAAGCTTGGAAAGTCATCCATTTCATAAATTCAGCACAG GGAATTGGGATACTTTATATGTTAGACCAAAAGCAAAGGGAGTAGACACAAGGCAAGAACTCCTTAAATTCTATGAAGACAAATATTCAGCCAACCTCATGCATCTGGTTGTTTATTCAAAAG AAAGCCTTGATAAAATTCAATGTCTGGTGGAGGACAAGTTCCAGGAAATTCAAAACTCTGATAGAAGCCATTTCCAGTTTCCTGGTCAGCCTTGCACATCAGAACACCTTCAG ATTCTTGTCAGAGCTGTTCCAGTAAAACAAGGCCACAAATTAAGGATTGTATGGCCAATTACTCCCAGCATTCTTCATTACAAAGACGGGCCATGCAAGTATCTTGGTCATCTCATTGGCCATAAAGGAGAAGGatctttattttatgtcttgaAAAGATTAG GATGGGCTACTGGATTGTCTGCTGGTGAAGGTGTTTGCACTTCAGAGTTTTCTTTCTTCAAAGTAGTAATTGGTCTTACTGATGCTGGCCAgg ATCGCATGCAAGATGTAATCGGGTTACTATTTAGATATATTCAGCTGTTGCAGGAATCTGGTGTTTGTAAATGGATATTTGATGAG CTATCAGCTATTTGCGAGACAGGATTTCACTATAAGGACAAAATCTCTCCTATGTACTATGTTCTAAATATTTCATCAAACATGCAG AGATATCCTGAAAAAGATTGGTTGGTTGGATCATCATTGCCTTCGGATTTCAATCCAACCACCATACAGAAGATACTAAATGAGCTTTCTCCGGAGAGTGTTAG aaTCTTTTGGGAGTCAAAGAAATTTGAAGGACTGACTGACAAGGTTGAGCCATGGTATGGTACTGCATATTCCATTGAGAAAGTTAGCCCCTCAACAATTCAG GCATGGATGTCCTCAGCTCCTAATGAAAACCTGCATTTACCAGCACCTAATGTCTTTATACCAACAGACTTATCTATTAAGAATGCACAAGAGAAG ATCAAGCTTCCAGTTTCGTTAAGAAAGTCATCCTATTCAAAATTATGGTACAAGCCTGATACAGTGTTCTTTACTCCAAAGGCATATGTTAAGATAAACTTTGACTGCCCCCATGCTATCAACTCTCCCGAAACTGAGGTTCTTACAGATCTTTTTACACGGTTATTGATGGATTACTTGAATGAATATG CTTATTATGCTCAAGTTGCTGGTCTTCGTTATCATGTAAGGTGCACAGATGGTGGTTTTCAg GTGACATTGGTTGGTTATAATCACAAATTGAGGATCTTGCTAGAAACCATAGTCGacaaaattgcaaaatttgaagTGAAACCTGACAGGTTTTCAGTAATCAAG GAAATGGCAATTAAAGACTATCAAAATTGGAAGTTCCAGCAGCCCTATGAACAGGCTAAGGACTATTTCTCACTAATACTAGAGGATCAATCATGGCCTTGGATGGAACAACTTGAAGTTTTGCCTTGTCTTAATGCAGAAGACCTTGCAAAATTTGCTCCAATCATGCTCTCACGGGCCTTTTTAGAGTGTTACATAGCAG GAAACATTGTACATGAGGAAGCAGTATCAATGATTCATCACGTTGAAGATGTGTTCTTTAAGGGTTCAAACGCTATATGCCAACCGCTGTTTCCATCCCAGATTCTAAGAAATAGAGTAGTTAAACTTGGAAAAGGCATGAATTACTGCTACAGTAAGGAAGGCCTCAATCCAAGTGATGAGAATTCTGCCTTAGTCCACTATATCCAG GTTCATCGGGATGATTTTAAACTGAATGTGAAGCTTCAGCTTGTTGCTCTTATTGCAGAGCAAGCTGCCTTCCATCAGCTTAGATCCGTTGAGCAGCTGGGATACATTACTCTCCTCAGGCTGAg GAATGATTCCGGTATCCATGGGTTGCAGTTCATTATCCAGTCTACAGTAAAG GATCCTGGACATATTGATATCAGAGTTGAGGCATTCCTCAAAATGTTCGAGAGTAAACTGTATGAAATGACAAAGGATGACTTTAAG AGCAACGTAAATGCATTGATCAATATGAAGCTCGAGAAGCACAAGAATTTAAGCGAAGAATCTCAATTTTACTGGACTGAGATCATTAGTGGGGCTCCCAAATTTGATAGGAGGGAAGCCGAG GTTGATGCATTAAAGAAACTTACACGACAAGAACTGATTTATTTCTTCgatgaaaatttaaaagttggCGCAACTCGAAAGAAAACACTTAGCGTGCGAGTGTACGGGAGCCAACATTTGGCCGAATACAACTCGCAGAAAAGTGAAGCAGTTCAGCCAAATACCGTCCAAATAGATGATATCTTTAGTTTTAGAAGATCTCGACCACTTTATGCTTCAGTTAGGTGA
- the LOC105785352 gene encoding insulin-degrading enzyme-like 1, peroxisomal isoform X3, translating to MTNYFFDVNTDCFEEALDRFAQFFIKPLMSADATMREIKAVDSENKKNLLSDAWRMNQLQKHLSLESHPFHKFSTGNWDTLYVRPKAKGVDTRQELLKFYEDKYSANLMHLVVYSKESLDKIQCLVEDKFQEIQNSDRSHFQFPGQPCTSEHLQILVRAVPVKQGHKLRIVWPITPSILHYKDGPCKYLGHLIGHKGEGSLFYVLKRLGWATGLSAGEGVCTSEFSFFKVVIGLTDAGQDRMQDVIGLLFRYIQLLQESGVCKWIFDELSAICETGFHYKDKISPMYYVLNISSNMQRYPEKDWLVGSSLPSDFNPTTIQKILNELSPESVRIFWESKKFEGLTDKVEPWYGTAYSIEKVSPSTIQAWMSSAPNENLHLPAPNVFIPTDLSIKNAQEKIKLPVSLRKSSYSKLWYKPDTVFFTPKAYVKINFDCPHAINSPETEVLTDLFTRLLMDYLNEYAYYAQVAGLRYHVRCTDGGFQVTLVGYNHKLRILLETIVDKIAKFEVKPDRFSVIKEMAIKDYQNWKFQQPYEQAKDYFSLILEDQSWPWMEQLEVLPCLNAEDLAKFAPIMLSRAFLECYIAGNIVHEEAVSMIHHVEDVFFKGSNAICQPLFPSQILRNRVVKLGKGMNYCYSKEGLNPSDENSALVHYIQVHRDDFKLNVKLQLVALIAEQAAFHQLRSVEQLGYITLLRLRNDSGIHGLQFIIQSTVKDPGHIDIRVEAFLKMFESKLYEMTKDDFKVDALKKLTRQELIYFFDENLKVGATRKKTLSVRVYGSQHLAEYNSQKSEAVQPNTVQIDDIFSFRRSRPLYASVR from the exons ATGACCAACTATTTTTTTGATGTCAACACTGATTGCTTTGAAGAGGCTTTGGACCG GTTTGCACAGTTCTTCATTAAGCCATTGATGTCCGCTGATGCTACCATGAGGGAAATTAAAGCTGTTGATTCCG agaacaagaaaaatttACTGTCTGATGCATGGAGAATGAACCAG CTTCAGAAACATCTAAGCTTGGAAAGTCATCCATTTCATAAATTCAGCACAG GGAATTGGGATACTTTATATGTTAGACCAAAAGCAAAGGGAGTAGACACAAGGCAAGAACTCCTTAAATTCTATGAAGACAAATATTCAGCCAACCTCATGCATCTGGTTGTTTATTCAAAAG AAAGCCTTGATAAAATTCAATGTCTGGTGGAGGACAAGTTCCAGGAAATTCAAAACTCTGATAGAAGCCATTTCCAGTTTCCTGGTCAGCCTTGCACATCAGAACACCTTCAG ATTCTTGTCAGAGCTGTTCCAGTAAAACAAGGCCACAAATTAAGGATTGTATGGCCAATTACTCCCAGCATTCTTCATTACAAAGACGGGCCATGCAAGTATCTTGGTCATCTCATTGGCCATAAAGGAGAAGGatctttattttatgtcttgaAAAGATTAG GATGGGCTACTGGATTGTCTGCTGGTGAAGGTGTTTGCACTTCAGAGTTTTCTTTCTTCAAAGTAGTAATTGGTCTTACTGATGCTGGCCAgg ATCGCATGCAAGATGTAATCGGGTTACTATTTAGATATATTCAGCTGTTGCAGGAATCTGGTGTTTGTAAATGGATATTTGATGAG CTATCAGCTATTTGCGAGACAGGATTTCACTATAAGGACAAAATCTCTCCTATGTACTATGTTCTAAATATTTCATCAAACATGCAG AGATATCCTGAAAAAGATTGGTTGGTTGGATCATCATTGCCTTCGGATTTCAATCCAACCACCATACAGAAGATACTAAATGAGCTTTCTCCGGAGAGTGTTAG aaTCTTTTGGGAGTCAAAGAAATTTGAAGGACTGACTGACAAGGTTGAGCCATGGTATGGTACTGCATATTCCATTGAGAAAGTTAGCCCCTCAACAATTCAG GCATGGATGTCCTCAGCTCCTAATGAAAACCTGCATTTACCAGCACCTAATGTCTTTATACCAACAGACTTATCTATTAAGAATGCACAAGAGAAG ATCAAGCTTCCAGTTTCGTTAAGAAAGTCATCCTATTCAAAATTATGGTACAAGCCTGATACAGTGTTCTTTACTCCAAAGGCATATGTTAAGATAAACTTTGACTGCCCCCATGCTATCAACTCTCCCGAAACTGAGGTTCTTACAGATCTTTTTACACGGTTATTGATGGATTACTTGAATGAATATG CTTATTATGCTCAAGTTGCTGGTCTTCGTTATCATGTAAGGTGCACAGATGGTGGTTTTCAg GTGACATTGGTTGGTTATAATCACAAATTGAGGATCTTGCTAGAAACCATAGTCGacaaaattgcaaaatttgaagTGAAACCTGACAGGTTTTCAGTAATCAAG GAAATGGCAATTAAAGACTATCAAAATTGGAAGTTCCAGCAGCCCTATGAACAGGCTAAGGACTATTTCTCACTAATACTAGAGGATCAATCATGGCCTTGGATGGAACAACTTGAAGTTTTGCCTTGTCTTAATGCAGAAGACCTTGCAAAATTTGCTCCAATCATGCTCTCACGGGCCTTTTTAGAGTGTTACATAGCAG GAAACATTGTACATGAGGAAGCAGTATCAATGATTCATCACGTTGAAGATGTGTTCTTTAAGGGTTCAAACGCTATATGCCAACCGCTGTTTCCATCCCAGATTCTAAGAAATAGAGTAGTTAAACTTGGAAAAGGCATGAATTACTGCTACAGTAAGGAAGGCCTCAATCCAAGTGATGAGAATTCTGCCTTAGTCCACTATATCCAG GTTCATCGGGATGATTTTAAACTGAATGTGAAGCTTCAGCTTGTTGCTCTTATTGCAGAGCAAGCTGCCTTCCATCAGCTTAGATCCGTTGAGCAGCTGGGATACATTACTCTCCTCAGGCTGAg GAATGATTCCGGTATCCATGGGTTGCAGTTCATTATCCAGTCTACAGTAAAG GATCCTGGACATATTGATATCAGAGTTGAGGCATTCCTCAAAATGTTCGAGAGTAAACTGTATGAAATGACAAAGGATGACTTTAAG GTTGATGCATTAAAGAAACTTACACGACAAGAACTGATTTATTTCTTCgatgaaaatttaaaagttggCGCAACTCGAAAGAAAACACTTAGCGTGCGAGTGTACGGGAGCCAACATTTGGCCGAATACAACTCGCAGAAAAGTGAAGCAGTTCAGCCAAATACCGTCCAAATAGATGATATCTTTAGTTTTAGAAGATCTCGACCACTTTATGCTTCAGTTAGGTGA
- the LOC105785352 gene encoding insulin-degrading enzyme-like 1, peroxisomal isoform X2 — protein MTVGREDVEILKPRIDKREYRRIVLRNSLQVLLISDPDTDKCAASMNVGVGSFCDPVGLDGLAHFLEHMLFYASEKYPLEDSYSKYITEHGGSRNAFTDYEMTNYFFDVNTDCFEEALDRFAQFFIKPLMSADATMREIKAVDSENKKNLLSDAWRMNQLQKHLSLESHPFHKFSTGNWDTLYVRPKAKGVDTRQELLKFYEDKYSANLMHLVVYSKESLDKIQCLVEDKFQEIQNSDRSHFQFPGQPCTSEHLQILVRAVPVKQGHKLRIVWPITPSILHYKDGPCKYLGHLIGHKGEGSLFYVLKRLGWATGLSAGEGVCTSEFSFFKVVIGLTDAGQDRMQDVIGLLFRYIQLLQESGVCKWIFDELSAICETGFHYKDKISPMYYVLNISSNMQRYPEKDWLVGSSLPSDFNPTTIQKILNELSPESVRIFWESKKFEGLTDKVEPWYGTAYSIEKVSPSTIQAWMSSAPNENLHLPAPNVFIPTDLSIKNAQEKIKLPVSLRKSSYSKLWYKPDTVFFTPKAYVKINFDCPHAINSPETEVLTDLFTRLLMDYLNEYAYYAQVAGLRYHVRCTDGGFQVTLVGYNHKLRILLETIVDKIAKFEVKPDRFSVIKEMAIKDYQNWKFQQPYEQAKDYFSLILEDQSWPWMEQLEVLPCLNAEDLAKFAPIMLSRAFLECYIAGNIVHEEAVSMIHHVEDVFFKGSNAICQPLFPSQILRNRVVKLGKGMNYCYSKEGLNPSDENSALVHYIQVHRDDFKLNVKLQLVALIAEQAAFHQLRSVEQLGYITLLRLRNDSGIHGLQFIIQSTVKDPGHIDIRVEAFLKMFESKLYEMTKDDFKSNVNALINMKLEKHKNLSEESQFYWTEIISGAPKFDRREAEASQSILIFF, from the exons ATGACGGTCGGGAGAGAAGATGTGGAGATTTTAAAGCCCAGAATTGACAAAAGAGAGTATCGAAGGATCGTCCTTAGAAATTCCCTTCAAGTTCTTCTTATCAGCGATCCCGACACCGACAAG TGTGCTGCTTCTATGAATGTGGGTGTCGGTTCCTTTTGTGACCCTGTCGGCCTCGATGGCCTCGCCCACTTTCTTG AGCACATGCTGTTTTATGCTAGTGAGAAGTATCCCTTGGAAGATAGCTACTCAAAGTATATAACAGAG CATGGAGGCAGCAGAAATGCCTTCACAGATTATGAGATGACCAACTATTTTTTTGATGTCAACACTGATTGCTTTGAAGAGGCTTTGGACCG GTTTGCACAGTTCTTCATTAAGCCATTGATGTCCGCTGATGCTACCATGAGGGAAATTAAAGCTGTTGATTCCG agaacaagaaaaatttACTGTCTGATGCATGGAGAATGAACCAG CTTCAGAAACATCTAAGCTTGGAAAGTCATCCATTTCATAAATTCAGCACAG GGAATTGGGATACTTTATATGTTAGACCAAAAGCAAAGGGAGTAGACACAAGGCAAGAACTCCTTAAATTCTATGAAGACAAATATTCAGCCAACCTCATGCATCTGGTTGTTTATTCAAAAG AAAGCCTTGATAAAATTCAATGTCTGGTGGAGGACAAGTTCCAGGAAATTCAAAACTCTGATAGAAGCCATTTCCAGTTTCCTGGTCAGCCTTGCACATCAGAACACCTTCAG ATTCTTGTCAGAGCTGTTCCAGTAAAACAAGGCCACAAATTAAGGATTGTATGGCCAATTACTCCCAGCATTCTTCATTACAAAGACGGGCCATGCAAGTATCTTGGTCATCTCATTGGCCATAAAGGAGAAGGatctttattttatgtcttgaAAAGATTAG GATGGGCTACTGGATTGTCTGCTGGTGAAGGTGTTTGCACTTCAGAGTTTTCTTTCTTCAAAGTAGTAATTGGTCTTACTGATGCTGGCCAgg ATCGCATGCAAGATGTAATCGGGTTACTATTTAGATATATTCAGCTGTTGCAGGAATCTGGTGTTTGTAAATGGATATTTGATGAG CTATCAGCTATTTGCGAGACAGGATTTCACTATAAGGACAAAATCTCTCCTATGTACTATGTTCTAAATATTTCATCAAACATGCAG AGATATCCTGAAAAAGATTGGTTGGTTGGATCATCATTGCCTTCGGATTTCAATCCAACCACCATACAGAAGATACTAAATGAGCTTTCTCCGGAGAGTGTTAG aaTCTTTTGGGAGTCAAAGAAATTTGAAGGACTGACTGACAAGGTTGAGCCATGGTATGGTACTGCATATTCCATTGAGAAAGTTAGCCCCTCAACAATTCAG GCATGGATGTCCTCAGCTCCTAATGAAAACCTGCATTTACCAGCACCTAATGTCTTTATACCAACAGACTTATCTATTAAGAATGCACAAGAGAAG ATCAAGCTTCCAGTTTCGTTAAGAAAGTCATCCTATTCAAAATTATGGTACAAGCCTGATACAGTGTTCTTTACTCCAAAGGCATATGTTAAGATAAACTTTGACTGCCCCCATGCTATCAACTCTCCCGAAACTGAGGTTCTTACAGATCTTTTTACACGGTTATTGATGGATTACTTGAATGAATATG CTTATTATGCTCAAGTTGCTGGTCTTCGTTATCATGTAAGGTGCACAGATGGTGGTTTTCAg GTGACATTGGTTGGTTATAATCACAAATTGAGGATCTTGCTAGAAACCATAGTCGacaaaattgcaaaatttgaagTGAAACCTGACAGGTTTTCAGTAATCAAG GAAATGGCAATTAAAGACTATCAAAATTGGAAGTTCCAGCAGCCCTATGAACAGGCTAAGGACTATTTCTCACTAATACTAGAGGATCAATCATGGCCTTGGATGGAACAACTTGAAGTTTTGCCTTGTCTTAATGCAGAAGACCTTGCAAAATTTGCTCCAATCATGCTCTCACGGGCCTTTTTAGAGTGTTACATAGCAG GAAACATTGTACATGAGGAAGCAGTATCAATGATTCATCACGTTGAAGATGTGTTCTTTAAGGGTTCAAACGCTATATGCCAACCGCTGTTTCCATCCCAGATTCTAAGAAATAGAGTAGTTAAACTTGGAAAAGGCATGAATTACTGCTACAGTAAGGAAGGCCTCAATCCAAGTGATGAGAATTCTGCCTTAGTCCACTATATCCAG GTTCATCGGGATGATTTTAAACTGAATGTGAAGCTTCAGCTTGTTGCTCTTATTGCAGAGCAAGCTGCCTTCCATCAGCTTAGATCCGTTGAGCAGCTGGGATACATTACTCTCCTCAGGCTGAg GAATGATTCCGGTATCCATGGGTTGCAGTTCATTATCCAGTCTACAGTAAAG GATCCTGGACATATTGATATCAGAGTTGAGGCATTCCTCAAAATGTTCGAGAGTAAACTGTATGAAATGACAAAGGATGACTTTAAG AGCAACGTAAATGCATTGATCAATATGAAGCTCGAGAAGCACAAGAATTTAAGCGAAGAATCTCAATTTTACTGGACTGAGATCATTAGTGGGGCTCCCAAATTTGATAGGAGGGAAGCCGAGGCATCTCAATCAATCttgatatttttctaa